In Brachybacterium fresconis, the genomic stretch GACCGACGACCGGCTCGAGACGGATGATCTCGTGGAGGATGCCGAGGCGCTCGTCCTGGCCGGCTGCGAGGTACCGGGCGCGCAGCAGATCGTCCTCCAGCAGATGCCAGCAGGCCATGGAGATGAACTCGCGCGTGGTGACCATGCCGGCCGTCCCGTAGGTCACGCATTCGACCAGGATGTCGGTGTGTCCGGCGCCCTGGTCCAGCAGCTGGCTGATCACGTCGTTCCGCGGGCGCCGGCGGTGGTCGCGAAGAGCGGGGAGCACGTCGGCGAGGTAGAAGCGCAGCACCGCTGACAGCCCGTTGTACGCCGCGCGCATCAATTGTCGCTTCGTGCGCCCCAGGCGCGGCCGGGCGAGGTCGAACGGGGGCTGACGGAAGAAGCTGGTCAGCCGCCTGGACATCGCCGGCACCGAGGAGGAGGTGAGACCGACGACCTCGGCGGTCACGGCGACCGCATAGTGCAGAGCGAGGTCGTCCAGACGGCATCGACCGACCCGGACGGCCTCCGCGATCATCTCGTCCGCGGTCGATTCCATGAGCGCTGTGTAGCGTTCGGCGACCACACTCGGAGCGAAGAGGCGCGCGAGAGACCTGCGCTGTTCGTCGTGGAGTGCTCCGTCCGAGATGAGGATGGGGTGGCGTCGGAAGATCCCTCGCGGGATCTGTTCGGCCGTGAACCCGGCCTGGGTCGTGCGGTCGCGCGCGCGCAGGATCTGTCGTGCGGCATCGAGCGAGCGGATCTGCCAGATCGGGCCGTCGCGCTGGACCCGTGGCCCGTCGAGGTCGTCGGGACGCACCGCTTTGCGGTGCCCGGGGTGATCCATCATGGTCGCGGCGCCTCCGATGGTCGTGGTCGACGGATCCGCCCGAGCACGCCCCGGCGCAGCAGGCCGCGCATCGGCGGCGAGATCAGGTCGTGCCCGACGACCCCCCAGGAGTGCAGGAGCTCGTTCGCCGCGAGGAATCCGGTGGTGGCGGCGCGCTCCATCAGGGCTACCGGGTAGTCGCACACGATGCGATCCCCGGCGAGCACCAGGCCCGTCAGCGGCGTCACGACGCCCGGTTGCCGGCTGCGGGGCTCGAGATCGACCAGCCCGCAGTCGTCATCGATCCTCAGCTCCTCGGCGACGATGGCGAGGTCGGTGGTCTCCGGATACACGCCGCGCAGATCCGCGAGCAGCAACCGGCGAACCCGGTCCGGGTCCACCAGTCGCGGATCCCGGTCGGCATCGAGCGCATAGGCATGCAGCTCGAGGACGGAGCCGTCGTGGTCCTCGCTCCATCGCCGGGCGCCCTGCTCGTAGCGCTCGAGGACGGTGACGTTGTCGAGCACTGCGTACCCGCTGGTGCCGCAGAAGGCCTGGCGCGAGGGATCGACGCGGCCGTCGAGCCACAGGCGCAGCACGGCGAACGGCGGCG encodes the following:
- a CDS encoding cytochrome P450: MMDHPGHRKAVRPDDLDGPRVQRDGPIWQIRSLDAARQILRARDRTTQAGFTAEQIPRGIFRRHPILISDGALHDEQRRSLARLFAPSVVAERYTALMESTADEMIAEAVRVGRCRLDDLALHYAVAVTAEVVGLTSSSVPAMSRRLTSFFRQPPFDLARPRLGRTKRQLMRAAYNGLSAVLRFYLADVLPALRDHRRRPRNDVISQLLDQGAGHTDILVECVTYGTAGMVTTREFISMACWHLLEDDLLRARYLAAGQDERLGILHEIIRLEPVVGHLYRRVSEHITVSDEGVEHHLVPGDLVDIDVRGANADPASVGAAPLELCPGRTLPRGVSESGLGFGDGAHRCPGRSLALLETDTLLTRLLAQEPTMVAEPAIGWDDLIAGYRLRGVELRLGPA